From one Cyanobacterium stanieri PCC 7202 genomic stretch:
- a CDS encoding hypothetical protein (PFAM: 6-pyruvoyl-tetrahydropterin synthase related domain; membrane protein~COGs: COG5617 integral membrane protein~KEGG: cyt:cce_1428 hypothetical protein~SPTR: Putative membrane protein), whose product MIHGKQYALIINLIIVIFFVILTIVINSQMIRFGLNGLGDVRWHIGWVQNFSAQLQEGILYPRWLANTNFGYGSPTFVFYPPLVYYFGSILRIVGFNSQQTMTLLFSLPILLSGISFYVYGQSKWNSISATAGALSYMLCPFIIHSVNFGNLSTLWTIPLLPLGMFFTDKCLENSKWGLLLTVFVSLIALTHTPTLLIYTIAWLLYMIYQTQEKPVIQVIITIIFAFAGLGLASFYLLPAILEQKYVNIDYQSGSMGGFSTLPWKDLFMVDGPYSIGAKNVIATISIAIISIIYTEKRKPYLKHIMGWIIFMVIVLFMVSNLSEIIWYSSHILLKVQRSGRIMGLFYFAQAVLFSWLIKSLLGLKIKQQLIPITILTTILFVNFQYGYNLTRQSPGLNAQTQGVVSSREWMEIALFEPLSEKLLDVPEFRPQIISPYEFNPDVRESTPVIDGIPTPNIIGGNPYFPVPKLNKPKMEVLQGEGDIFIENWSSYVRNFRINVNQQSRIKIRTYYYPAWTLKINDQMHDIDILEDGTIGFSLDQGIYQGTLNYNMTPAFAWGILLSILSIIFLLVLYIIFNNYDSVMFFWKTIF is encoded by the coding sequence ATGATTCATGGTAAGCAATATGCCTTAATTATAAATTTAATTATAGTTATATTTTTTGTAATACTAACCATTGTTATAAACTCCCAGATGATACGTTTTGGGTTAAATGGACTAGGAGATGTTAGATGGCATATCGGTTGGGTTCAAAATTTTTCTGCACAATTACAAGAGGGGATTTTATATCCCCGTTGGTTAGCAAATACAAACTTTGGTTACGGTAGTCCCACATTTGTTTTTTATCCTCCCTTAGTTTATTATTTTGGTTCTATATTGCGAATAGTAGGTTTTAACAGTCAGCAAACTATGACTTTATTATTTTCCTTACCCATTCTTTTAAGCGGTATAAGTTTTTATGTTTATGGTCAAAGTAAATGGAATAGCATAAGTGCGACTGCAGGAGCTTTATCTTATATGCTTTGTCCTTTCATTATTCATTCCGTTAATTTCGGAAATTTGTCTACTCTCTGGACAATTCCTCTTTTACCTCTAGGAATGTTTTTTACGGATAAATGTTTGGAGAATTCCAAATGGGGATTGTTGTTAACCGTATTTGTCTCTCTGATTGCACTCACCCATACACCGACTTTATTAATATATACAATCGCATGGTTGTTATATATGATTTATCAAACTCAAGAAAAACCTGTTATTCAAGTTATTATTACGATCATTTTTGCTTTTGCTGGATTAGGATTAGCCTCATTTTATCTATTACCGGCAATCCTAGAACAAAAATACGTAAATATTGACTATCAATCAGGTTCTATGGGAGGTTTCTCAACGCTGCCTTGGAAAGATTTATTTATGGTTGATGGACCATACTCTATCGGAGCTAAAAATGTTATTGCAACTATTTCCATCGCAATAATCAGTATAATCTATACAGAAAAGAGAAAACCATATTTGAAACACATTATGGGATGGATTATTTTTATGGTTATCGTTTTATTTATGGTCAGTAATTTATCAGAAATAATTTGGTATTCCAGTCATATTTTGTTGAAAGTACAGAGAAGTGGAAGAATAATGGGGTTATTTTACTTTGCCCAAGCTGTACTATTCAGTTGGCTAATAAAATCTTTGTTAGGATTAAAAATCAAGCAACAGTTAATTCCCATAACGATTTTAACCACTATTTTATTTGTAAATTTTCAATATGGTTATAATCTTACCCGTCAGTCACCAGGACTTAATGCGCAAACACAAGGAGTAGTATCTAGTAGAGAATGGATGGAGATAGCACTTTTTGAACCGCTATCAGAGAAACTTCTTGATGTTCCAGAATTTAGACCACAAATAATTTCCCCTTATGAATTTAATCCTGATGTAAGAGAATCGACTCCAGTGATTGACGGTATTCCAACTCCCAATATTATTGGAGGTAATCCCTATTTCCCCGTACCGAAACTGAATAAACCAAAAATGGAAGTTTTACAAGGAGAAGGCGATATTTTCATTGAGAATTGGTCAAGCTATGTTCGAAATTTTAGAATTAATGTTAATCAACAATCAAGAATAAAAATCAGGACTTATTACTATCCTGCTTGGACGTTGAAAATTAATGATCAAATGCATGATATTGACATTTTAGAAGATGGTACAATCGGCTTTTCTTTAGACCAAGGAATATATCAAGGAACATTAAACTACAATATGACACCAGCATTTGCTTGGGGAATTTTACTTAGCATTTTAAGTATTATTTTTCTTCTCGTATTGTATATCATATTCAATAATTATGATTCTGTAATGTTTTTCTGGAAAACAATCTTTTGA
- a CDS encoding transcriptional attenuator, LytR family (PFAM: Cell envelope-related transcriptional attenuator domain~TIGRFAM: cell envelope-related function transcriptional attenuator common domain~COGs: COG1316 Transcriptional regulator~InterPro IPR004474~KEGG: cyc:PCC7424_2873 cell envelope-related transcriptional attenuator~PFAM: cell envelope-related transcriptional attenuator~SPTR: Cell envelope-related transcriptional attenuator;~TIGRFAM: cell envelope-related function transcriptional attenuator, LytR/CpsA family), translating to MSVSKVNYRPKKGGHKKPQAPKKGSRINWVLMGFGLSAIASLSTAIGALLALSVTQTPLNQVRLTPEEEAVFNQEETLSYSSLNVPNLRRPINILVLGVKVLSTDIPDYPETNLGYHPLVNSFQGRSDSMMLLRLDPQKNEVVVLSIPRDTRTRVRGVGLTKINDANAYGGASLAAESVSDLLNGVKIDRYVRINVQGVEKLIDALGGVDFYVPKDMRYTDHSQRLYINLQEGQQHLDGERALQLLRFRYDAYGDVGRVQRQQALIRALMEQALSPRTVLRIPEILSIIRSHIDTNLGTNELIAMAAFMGQKSRSDFQMVMLPGDFNQPEEGELSYWLPNQRGISRISQDIFGVQPDYFYTSNTNSEPIAPSRVRVAIQTRDADREIAQSVADELINSGYNRIFISNTPYNEPISKTRIVAQGGDSSMAARVRATLGVGEVLVESTGVLGTDITIQVGSDWSMED from the coding sequence ATGTCTGTAAGTAAAGTAAATTACCGTCCCAAAAAAGGGGGACACAAAAAACCACAGGCTCCAAAAAAGGGGTCTAGGATCAATTGGGTTTTAATGGGTTTTGGTTTAAGTGCGATCGCCTCTTTATCCACTGCCATTGGTGCTTTGTTAGCCTTATCGGTTACTCAAACTCCTCTTAACCAAGTGAGATTAACCCCAGAAGAAGAAGCAGTTTTTAACCAAGAAGAAACCTTAAGTTACAGTAGTTTAAATGTACCGAACCTCCGAAGACCAATCAATATTTTAGTCTTGGGAGTCAAAGTTTTAAGCACCGACATCCCCGACTACCCAGAAACTAATTTAGGTTATCATCCCCTTGTCAACTCCTTCCAAGGGCGATCGGATAGTATGATGTTACTACGCCTCGACCCACAAAAAAATGAAGTAGTCGTTTTATCCATTCCTCGAGACACCCGAACTAGAGTGCGAGGGGTGGGTTTAACCAAAATTAATGATGCCAATGCCTATGGTGGGGCTTCCCTCGCCGCAGAATCAGTCAGTGATCTTCTCAATGGTGTGAAAATAGATCGCTATGTTCGCATCAACGTTCAAGGAGTAGAGAAGTTAATTGATGCCCTTGGTGGGGTTGATTTTTATGTTCCCAAGGATATGAGGTATACTGATCACAGCCAACGTCTCTATATCAATTTACAAGAAGGGCAACAACACCTAGATGGGGAAAGAGCATTACAACTTTTACGCTTCCGTTACGATGCCTATGGAGATGTAGGTAGGGTACAAAGACAACAAGCTCTGATCAGGGCATTAATGGAACAAGCCCTAAGTCCGAGGACGGTGTTGCGTATTCCTGAAATTCTTAGTATCATCCGTTCCCATATTGACACCAACTTGGGTACAAATGAACTAATTGCCATGGCTGCTTTTATGGGACAAAAAAGTAGATCTGATTTTCAGATGGTAATGTTACCGGGAGACTTCAATCAACCAGAGGAAGGGGAATTAAGTTATTGGTTGCCCAATCAGCGAGGTATTTCTCGTATCAGTCAAGATATTTTTGGTGTCCAACCAGATTATTTTTATACCAGTAATACCAATAGCGAACCCATCGCCCCTAGTCGTGTTAGAGTCGCTATACAAACCCGTGACGCTGATAGGGAAATAGCCCAAAGTGTAGCGGATGAGTTAATCAACTCAGGTTATAACCGAATTTTTATCAGCAACACTCCCTATAATGAACCCATCAGTAAAACTAGAATTGTCGCCCAAGGGGGAGACTCTTCCATGGCAGCAAGGGTGAGAGCCACTTTGGGTGTGGGAGAGGTGTTAGTGGAAAGCACAGGGGTTTTAGGCACAGACATCACCATTCAAGTGGGTAGTGATTGGAGTATGGAGGATTAA
- a CDS encoding methyltransferase (PFAM: Conserved hypothetical protein 95~TIGRFAM: RNA methyltransferase, RsmD family~COGs: COG0742 N6-adenine-specific methylase~InterPro IPR004398:IPR002052~KEGG: syp:SYNPCC7002_A0020 methyltransferase, putative~PFAM: Conserved hypothetical protein CHP00095~SPTR: Methyltransferase, putative;~TIGRFAM: methyltransferase), with translation MRIYGNREIKTLGGQNTRPTTSKVREAIFNIWRDKIDGCRWLDLCAGNGTMGAEALCRGAVKAVAIEKSSPACQIIRENWQKIAKDDQEIKILKGDLLKRLKNLQGQEFDLIYLDPPYHLNLYNPTLKAIFDYDLLSSQGEIAAEFDPKKSPAIITNEWQLLQEKSYGKTNVNFYGRSL, from the coding sequence ATGCGTATTTACGGTAATAGAGAAATAAAAACCCTTGGGGGGCAGAATACTCGCCCCACAACTTCCAAAGTCCGGGAAGCTATTTTTAATATTTGGCGAGATAAAATTGATGGTTGCCGATGGCTTGATTTGTGTGCAGGAAACGGAACCATGGGGGCTGAAGCCCTTTGTCGTGGTGCGGTTAAAGCCGTGGCGATCGAAAAATCATCCCCTGCCTGTCAAATTATTCGGGAAAATTGGCAAAAAATAGCCAAAGATGATCAAGAGATTAAAATTTTAAAAGGAGATTTGTTAAAAAGACTCAAAAATTTACAAGGACAGGAATTTGATTTAATTTATCTTGATCCTCCCTATCATTTAAACCTTTATAACCCTACATTAAAAGCGATTTTTGACTATGACTTGTTATCTTCTCAAGGAGAAATAGCTGCCGAATTTGATCCAAAAAAATCTCCTGCAATAATTACCAATGAATGGCAACTATTACAAGAGAAATCTTATGGAAAAACCAATGTTAATTTTTATGGGAGATCACTTTAA
- a CDS encoding Pirin domain protein (PFAM: Pirin~COGs: COG1741 Pirin-related protein~InterPro IPR012093:IPR003829~KEGG: syn:sll1773 hypothetical protein~PFAM: Pirin domain protein~SPTR: Pirin-like protein sll1773) has translation MITIRPSDQRGHIIFDWLDTKHTFSFGSYYDPRYTGFGNLLVINEDKIAPGKGFGTHGHQDMEIVTYVIEGELEHKDSIGNGETISRGEVQRMSAGTGIRHSEFNHSAQSEVHLLQIWILPNQKDLEPGYEQKIFSEEEKRGKLRLLVSPESKDSSLKIHQNVNIWSSILEKDETINHSLADNDYGWIQLVKGELEVNNHVIKAGDGVAIKEEDSLTIKGNQKDSEFLLFHFMN, from the coding sequence ATGATTACAATACGCCCATCCGACCAAAGAGGACACATTATATTTGACTGGCTAGATACAAAACATACTTTTTCTTTTGGTAGCTACTATGACCCTAGATACACAGGCTTTGGTAATCTTTTAGTGATTAACGAAGATAAAATTGCTCCGGGGAAAGGATTTGGCACCCATGGACACCAAGACATGGAAATTGTCACCTATGTTATCGAAGGTGAATTAGAGCATAAAGATAGTATTGGCAATGGTGAAACAATCTCTCGGGGCGAAGTCCAAAGAATGAGTGCAGGAACGGGTATTCGTCATAGTGAATTTAATCATTCTGCACAGAGTGAAGTTCACCTCTTACAAATCTGGATTTTACCCAACCAAAAAGATTTAGAGCCTGGTTATGAGCAAAAAATATTTTCTGAGGAAGAAAAAAGAGGAAAATTACGTTTATTAGTATCTCCTGAAAGTAAAGATAGTTCCCTTAAAATTCATCAAAATGTTAATATTTGGTCTTCTATTTTAGAAAAAGATGAAACTATTAATCATTCCTTGGCAGATAATGACTATGGTTGGATTCAATTGGTGAAAGGAGAATTAGAAGTAAATAACCACGTTATTAAGGCAGGGGATGGAGTAGCTATCAAGGAGGAAGATTCATTAACCATTAAAGGTAATCAAAAAGATAGTGAATTTTTGTTATTTCACTTTATGAATTAA
- a CDS encoding hypothetical protein (InterPro IPR020633~KEGG: cyc:PCC7424_4658 hypothetical protein~SPTR: Putative uncharacterized protein): MSVTNKSNLSQKVLNSIPKILDPTMLRAAREIYETYCKFHVTLESPPLGVAIDKKTYHGQLIFSKQPILLPWENFIPIHQITSDYKK; this comes from the coding sequence ATGTCAGTCACCAATAAAAGTAATCTTTCTCAAAAAGTCTTAAATAGTATCCCCAAAATATTAGATCCCACCATGCTAAGGGCGGCCCGAGAAATTTATGAAACCTATTGTAAATTTCATGTCACCCTAGAATCTCCACCCCTTGGGGTAGCCATCGACAAAAAAACCTATCACGGTCAACTAATTTTTAGTAAACAGCCCATTCTTTTACCTTGGGAAAACTTCATCCCCATCCATCAAATCACCTCTGATTATAAAAAGTAG
- a CDS encoding glucosamine-1-phosphate N-acetyltransferase (PFAM: Bacterial transferase hexapeptide (three repeats)~TIGRFAM: UDP-N-acetylglucosamine diphosphorylase/glucosamine-1-phosphate N-acetyltransferase~COGs: COG1207 N-acetylglucosamine-1-phosphate uridyltransferase (contains nucleotidyltransferase and I-patch acetyltransferase domains)~InterPro IPR005882:IPR001228:IPR001451~KEGG: cyt:cce_2076 UDP-N-acetylglucosamine pyrophosphorylase~PFAM: 4-diphosphocytidyl-2C-methyl-D-erythritol synthase; transferase hexapeptide repeat containing protein~SPTR: Bifunctional protein glmU;~TIGRFAM: UDP-N-acetylglucosamine pyrophosphorylase) produces MLAVAILAAGKGTRMKSKLPKVLHPLGNKSLVERAIASCELVKPDRTAIIIGYEGERIKQALNHLTGVEFVEQKEQLGTGHAIQQLLEPLKDFSGDLLVLNGDVPLLRPETVQKLIATHQEYQNQATLLTANLSNPQGYGRVFCDGHNIVKQIVEDRDCNSAQKQNPKVNAGVYCFNWDVLKEVLPKLSTNNDQQEYYLTEVVDFLNPVMALDVDDHLEINGINDRRQLAVAYDILQARVKEAWMMAGVTMIDPDSITIEDTVTLTSDVIIEPQTHLRGNTVIGSGCHIGPGSFVENSQIGEDVKVFYSTVIDSSVASHSKIGPYSHLRGQANIGENCRVGNFVEVKKSTIGNKTNVAHLSYIGDATLGNQVNVGAGTITANYDGFNKHPTIIGDRTKTGSNSVLVAPVTIGEDVTIGAGSVITHDVPDEALAIARQKQKNIENWHSRSKK; encoded by the coding sequence ATGTTAGCAGTTGCAATTCTTGCCGCAGGCAAAGGAACTAGAATGAAATCCAAACTTCCTAAAGTTTTACACCCTTTAGGAAATAAAAGTTTAGTCGAAAGGGCGATCGCCTCTTGTGAACTGGTCAAACCCGATCGCACCGCCATCATTATCGGTTATGAAGGAGAAAGAATTAAACAAGCCCTAAACCACCTCACAGGGGTTGAATTTGTAGAACAAAAAGAACAACTAGGCACAGGACACGCCATTCAACAGTTGCTCGAACCCCTCAAGGACTTTTCTGGGGATTTGTTGGTACTCAATGGGGATGTACCTTTATTACGTCCAGAAACCGTCCAAAAACTCATTGCCACCCATCAAGAATATCAAAACCAAGCCACCCTCCTCACGGCTAATTTATCAAATCCCCAAGGGTATGGGAGGGTATTCTGTGATGGTCATAATATAGTTAAACAAATTGTGGAAGATCGGGATTGTAATTCCGCTCAAAAACAAAATCCGAAAGTAAATGCAGGAGTATATTGTTTTAACTGGGATGTTCTTAAGGAAGTATTACCAAAACTGAGCACCAATAATGATCAACAGGAATATTATTTAACGGAAGTGGTGGATTTTCTTAATCCTGTGATGGCTTTGGATGTGGATGATCACTTAGAAATTAATGGTATTAATGATCGTCGTCAATTGGCGGTTGCCTATGACATTTTACAAGCAAGGGTAAAAGAGGCGTGGATGATGGCTGGTGTCACTATGATTGACCCTGATAGCATTACCATTGAAGATACTGTAACCCTCACCAGTGATGTCATTATCGAACCTCAAACCCACCTCAGAGGTAATACCGTTATCGGTTCGGGATGTCACATTGGACCGGGTAGTTTTGTGGAAAATAGTCAGATTGGCGAGGATGTAAAGGTATTTTATTCCACTGTCATTGATAGTTCGGTGGCTTCCCACAGTAAGATTGGCCCCTATAGTCATTTACGAGGACAGGCAAACATTGGCGAAAATTGTCGGGTGGGGAACTTTGTGGAGGTGAAAAAATCCACTATCGGTAATAAAACCAATGTGGCTCATTTATCCTATATTGGTGATGCAACCCTTGGCAATCAGGTTAATGTGGGTGCTGGTACTATTACCGCTAATTATGACGGTTTCAATAAACATCCTACAATTATAGGCGATCGCACTAAAACTGGTTCTAATAGTGTTTTGGTTGCCCCTGTAACTATTGGCGAAGATGTGACCATTGGAGCAGGTTCTGTTATTACCCATGATGTACCTGATGAAGCCTTGGCGATCGCCCGTCAAAAACAAAAAAACATTGAAAACTGGCATTCAAGAAGCAAAAAATAG
- a CDS encoding argininosuccinate synthase (PFAM: Arginosuccinate synthase~TIGRFAM: argininosuccinate synthase~COGs: COG0137 Argininosuccinate synthase~InterPro IPR018223:IPR001518~KEGG: cyc:PCC7424_0369 argininosuccinate synthase~PFAM: argininosuccinate synthase~PRIAM: Argininosuccinate synthase~SPTR: Argininosuccinate synthase;~TIGRFAM: argininosuccinate synthase), with amino-acid sequence MSRAEKVVLAYSGGVDTSVCIPYLKKEWGVKEVITLAADLGQGEELAPIQAKALKCGAVESLVADATEEFVKNYAFPAIKANALYENRYPLSTALARPLIAKLLVEAAEKYGADAVAHGCTGKGNDQVRFDLGITALNPNIKILAPAREWGMSREDAIAYGEQFGIEAPVKKSSPYSIDRNLLGRSIEAGPLEDPMTEPPEEIYAMTKSVVDAPNEPEYLEITFEQGTPVAVNGIALSPVALVTKINEVAGNHGVGRIDMIENRVVGIKSREIYEAPALLVLIKAHEDLESLTLTSDVTHYKRAHIDETYSRLIYEGLWYSPLKNALDAFVEETQKRVSGTVRIKFFKGNATVVGRKSEYSLYDSDLSTYGEEDQFDHKAAEGFIYVWGLSTRVWAEKTRSING; translated from the coding sequence ATGAGTCGTGCCGAGAAAGTCGTTTTAGCTTATTCTGGGGGAGTTGACACTTCCGTTTGTATTCCTTATTTAAAAAAAGAATGGGGTGTAAAAGAAGTCATCACCCTCGCGGCAGATTTAGGTCAAGGAGAAGAATTAGCTCCTATTCAAGCCAAAGCGCTTAAATGTGGTGCGGTGGAGTCTTTGGTGGCGGATGCAACGGAAGAATTTGTGAAAAACTATGCTTTTCCTGCCATTAAAGCTAATGCTTTGTATGAAAATCGTTATCCTCTTTCTACCGCTTTAGCTCGTCCTCTCATTGCTAAATTGTTGGTGGAGGCGGCCGAAAAATATGGAGCCGATGCGGTTGCCCATGGTTGTACTGGAAAGGGAAATGATCAGGTTCGTTTTGATTTGGGAATTACTGCCCTAAATCCTAATATTAAGATTTTGGCCCCTGCTAGGGAATGGGGTATGAGTAGGGAAGATGCGATCGCCTATGGGGAACAATTTGGTATCGAAGCCCCTGTGAAAAAATCTTCTCCCTACAGTATAGATCGTAACCTCCTTGGTCGTAGCATCGAAGCCGGTCCCTTGGAAGATCCCATGACCGAACCCCCCGAGGAAATCTATGCCATGACAAAATCTGTGGTAGATGCCCCCAATGAGCCTGAATATTTAGAAATTACTTTCGAGCAAGGAACCCCTGTGGCGGTGAATGGGATTGCTCTTTCTCCTGTGGCTTTGGTCACAAAGATTAATGAAGTGGCAGGGAATCACGGTGTAGGACGCATCGATATGATTGAAAATCGAGTGGTGGGGATTAAGTCTCGGGAAATTTATGAAGCCCCCGCTTTATTGGTACTAATCAAAGCCCATGAGGATTTAGAAAGTTTGACCCTCACCAGTGATGTCACCCATTATAAGAGGGCGCACATTGACGAAACCTATAGCCGTTTGATTTATGAAGGTTTATGGTACAGCCCCCTCAAAAACGCCCTAGATGCTTTTGTAGAGGAAACCCAAAAAAGGGTTAGCGGTACAGTGCGCATCAAGTTCTTTAAGGGTAATGCTACTGTGGTGGGCAGAAAATCTGAGTATTCTTTATACGATTCTGATTTATCTACCTACGGAGAAGAGGACCAATTTGATCATAAAGCCGCTGAAGGATTTATTTATGTTTGGGGTCTATCTACCAGAGTTTGGGCAGAAAAAACCAGATCCATTAATGGCTAG
- a CDS encoding ATP synthase F1 subcomplex gamma subunit (PFAM: ATP synthase~TIGRFAM: ATP synthase, F1 gamma subunit~COGs: COG0224 F0F1-type ATP synthase gamma subunit~InterPro IPR000131~KEGG: ana:all0004 F0F1 ATP synthase subunit gamma~PFAM: H+transporting two-sector ATPase gamma subunit~SPTR: ATP synthase gamma chain;~TIGRFAM: ATP synthase F1, gamma subunit), translating into MSNLKAIRDRIDSVKNTKKITEAMRLVAAAKVRRAQEQVTATRPFADALAQVLYGLQNRLRMEETDLPLLKQRDVKTVALLVVTGDRGLCGSYNSSIIKKAEQRAAELKEQGLKYTFVIVGRKATQYFQRRNEPIAAKYTGLEQIPTAEESGKIADELLSLFFSDTVDRVELIYTRFVSLISSKPVIQTLLPLTPQGLEVQDDEIFRLIVRDGSFQVEREAVTSPAKADFPRDMIFEQDPVQILDSLLPLYINNQLLRGLQEAAASELAARMTAMNNASQNASDLMKTLTLSYNKARQASITQQILEVVSGANALG; encoded by the coding sequence ATGTCTAACTTAAAAGCGATTCGCGATCGCATCGACTCAGTAAAAAATACCAAAAAAATTACTGAAGCAATGCGTCTAGTAGCGGCGGCTAAGGTAAGACGGGCGCAAGAGCAAGTAACTGCTACTCGTCCTTTTGCTGATGCCCTAGCTCAAGTTTTATACGGTTTACAAAACCGTTTACGCATGGAAGAAACCGATCTACCCCTACTCAAGCAAAGAGATGTTAAAACTGTCGCTTTGTTGGTAGTTACGGGCGATCGTGGTCTATGCGGAAGCTACAATTCCAGTATTATCAAAAAAGCTGAACAAAGAGCAGCAGAATTAAAAGAACAGGGTTTAAAATATACCTTCGTTATCGTTGGTAGAAAGGCAACCCAATATTTCCAACGTCGTAATGAACCCATTGCGGCAAAATACACTGGTTTAGAACAAATTCCCACCGCCGAAGAATCTGGCAAAATCGCCGATGAATTACTCTCTCTTTTCTTCTCTGATACCGTTGATAGAGTTGAGTTAATTTATACCCGTTTTGTATCTCTTATTAGCTCTAAACCCGTGATTCAAACTCTTTTACCTCTTACCCCCCAAGGTTTAGAAGTTCAAGACGATGAAATTTTCCGCCTCATTGTCCGTGATGGTTCATTCCAAGTGGAAAGAGAAGCGGTAACCAGTCCTGCTAAAGCTGATTTTCCCAGAGATATGATTTTTGAACAGGATCCTGTCCAGATTTTAGATTCTCTCTTACCTTTATATATCAATAATCAGTTATTAAGAGGATTACAAGAAGCGGCAGCTAGTGAATTGGCGGCTCGTATGACGGCTATGAATAACGCTAGTCAAAACGCTAGTGATTTGATGAAGACTTTGACTTTATCCTATAACAAAGCTCGTCAGGCTTCTATTACCCAACAGATTCTCGAGGTTGTATCTGGTGCCAATGCCCTTGGTTAG